The nucleotide window ACCAACTTTATGCTATCGCCTCTTGTCCAACCCTTCGTCATCCCCGAGGAAGCAACTCCATCACGCTAGCAGGTTGGTGAGATATGTTGACAGCCTCCGGCACTAATCTCTAGAACTTAATGCCCGTTGTACGAAATTCGGGAACCATGGCTTGTCTTAGCGCCGTCATCTTAATGAAGCAGGGAAGCTATCAAGCCACAGCTGGGCGGCCACCATGCTCCATTAGTCCAAGACTCGAGGTCCTCAAGAAAGCGCACTTACTAGCTAGCACCTTTGTCTCTTGCTGAGCGCCAAGCATCTCATTGTCCACGTCTTGTCTCTTTGTGGCAACCAGAATGCAGGCTTCTCCCTTGCGCTGGATCCAGAAACCCCAGCTGCTGAGTGGACGGCCAGCTCCCATCAAGTCCTTATTGCCTATCCGTAGTGGCTAGGCCAATATGGCAAACTCCACCAGAAACAGCCCCCAGGTCCTCGTCCTCACTACCTGACATGCGGGTGTCAGTTAAGAACATATGTTGTCCCAGATGGCTTTCCTGTCTTGTCAGAAATCTTTGCTTTCCTCAAATACGGCAGCAGCAACTTGTCGTTGCTCTTCCACGTACCTGCCACCATGTCTACAGAAGAGTTGCTGCAACGGTATGAAGGTCATATCGTGCCTCAGAGTTACAATGCTGGCTTCGTTGCCCTGAGTTATGTCGTCAGCCTGGTCGGCGCTGGTTCAacccttgagctcatcaatCGAAGAACAGGTTTAAGGGGTCTGTTCAATCAGTATGTCTCTACCTTAATAACCAAATCCCCAGATTTCTCCACACAAGGGTCCTAACCAAAACAGCCTCCTGCTCATGAGCTCAGCAGTTACCATGGGTGGAGTATCCATTTGGTGTATGGTAAGTCAGATTGCGTCTTATTTCAAGATACCTGGTTAGACTTATCGTCTCTTTGTTTCTGTAGCACTTCATCGGAAACAGAGCCATTGATCTCGCCGATGGCCAGCCAGAATTGCAGGTTGCCTATTCCAGCGGCTTCACTGCTATATCTTTCTTCGTCCCCATAATAGTTCTTCTCGCTGCCTTCATGGCCGTTGGCACCAACAATGTCGTTTCTTGGTGGAGGCTTGTCGCAGGTGGTGTACTCTGCGGGTCTGCGGTCTGCGGGATGCACTACCTTGGCAATGCTTCTATCAACAACTATACGTGCGTGTACCAGCCGTCATACGTCATCGGATCGGCTATCATCGCCATTGTTGCAAGTAATGTGGCATTGGCCATGTTTTTCGTGTTTCGGTCGATGTGGGCGAATGCCTGGTGGAAGCGAGTCATCTCAGCCGTTGTCCTCGCCGGTGCCGTGTCGGGGATGCACTGGTGCGCTTCTGTGGGCACCCGTTATCGACTGAAGGGGATCAAGCCCAACGGGAACGAGCCATCGAGGACAGGGACCGTTGTTGTTGTCATTTGTTTGGTAAGTACACGGATGCCCCGGTCTCTTGTAAGACCAAGAGCAAGGAGTGCTAACACAGAAAAGTCATTAGGAGCCTGCTTCATCATTGCCATGTCGGCTATTCTTCGAGCTAGGAACATGAGAAGGTCCGCCCTTCGTGCCCAGCAGATCACTCTCGCAGCAGCGGTCTTCGATAAAGCAGGAAGGATTCTCGTTGACCCTGATGGATACATCCCAAGTACCGTGGTGACTGATTCTTTCCTGGAAAAGGTAAGACTGGACTCCGCCCAGGTTATCGCGAATGATGCTGAACATAGCAGGATGCCAAAGAGGGTTTTAATACCGGCCACCCGCTGTTCCATTGGATGTACCAAGCGTCAAGAAACTGGAACATGATATGGAGCCTTGTTGGGGGAATGAGACAACATGTGTCACAACTTCCACATTTCCGCACTCATAAAGATGGGCGACGAGGCATCCAGCTTGTGAGCGAACACGGCGAGACTATCGACAGCTATGACGTGATATTCAGAGAGCTTTTTTGTCTCGCCGCAGCTGCTCTTGCTGATAGACTTCGGGAGGACTTGGCATCCATCGGAGTCTTGTGGGATCAAATTCTGCTGACAGGTGCCAACGGTAGACGGCCTCGGCCCCAACTGCGCAAACAGTCAAATGTTGGGACAGGCTTGGAAGGCAGTGGCGTTAACGAGGAGGTTCAGAACAGCCTGGACATTACGGAAAAGGGCCTGCATATGGAGAGCCACGACTATGGGCGCGGATCTCTGATGTTCCTTGTCCGCCGTTCCGAGTCGGTTCGCGATACTGAGCGGCTGATATCCACTGGATATCGGTTTGCCGAGTTACATCAAGTCAGCGACCTCATCAAATCGAGTATGCAGATCAAAACCCATGACTTTGAGACAAAGCTGAGGGAGATGGCTACATATACAAGTGAACACAATCACATTCGCCAAGGCACCCACCTGGGCTTCTTTGCTGTCCGAGCTCGTGTCAGTTCTGGCTTCGAAGTCTTGGTGAGGAAAGGCGCACGCCATTTGCTCCCATCGATGCCCTTCCCTTTTGAGAATCTTGAAGACTGGCAAATGCACTACCTCAGGAGGTTCGAGAACGTGCCAGTATCCAAGATCGTGGAGAAGTGCAAGGAAGACTCTCAACGGAGTGATCGAGAAGCTGAGTTCGCTGGGCAGATTGCAGACACCATCAAAGCGTTGCGCGAATCGACACAGGAGCCCTTGCTCGAGGATGCACTTCTCACATCCACAGCATTCCGCATACCTTGTCGTGGGGATGAGAAGCGATTGGAGGCAACCATGATAGCTGTGAGACTGGTGATTCCCATTCATTCCGTACTATCAAGCCCCAACTGCGAGTTCGTGCCCCTCAGCTTTTTCAGAATGCGTCAGGTATCAACCCAGTCCTATCAGGAGTTTACTCGAGGGCTGCACCAGGAGTTTGGCCACATCGCGAAGACGGCGAAGCGCCAGGAGGGCTCCCAGGACAAGATCGGCCCCGCCTTGTCCAGTCGGTGGCCGTTCGGGCGATCAGAGACGACTCGAAGTTTACGAACTAGAGCAAAGTCGCTCTCAAGAATATCTGGGCACGTTGTATCATCAAATGACTCGGCGAGGTCCAGCTCGACCATCAACCTTTGCTCGCCAGGGACTAACGCACGAAGGCAGTCAATCGACTCAGGGGAAGGATCGAGCACATACGTTCCGCGACAGGAGCCACTACAAGCAACTCCATCATATGGCGGCATCATGGTGTTTCAAGAGATTACTGTAGATGTACAAGAAGGGGGTGAGACGACTGcaaggaagccaagtcaTGGTTCTGAGGCCGACACAATAACGATTGAGAGGACAATATCCAAACCTTCAGCTGCAGCAGGTATCGAGCTGCAGTCGATGGGGCATTTTGGCGCCAACGATATTGGCACCCAGTTATCCAACGATATCGAGGCTGGTAAAGGGGGGCACAGCTATGTTACGTGTTTTGTTGATATCCTATTTGCGAAGACGGTAGAGAGTCGCTAGGGAAGGGAGAGACTGGGCTGGATCGGCGGATGGATGTTGTTTACAATGTACGCGTGCATTTCCACTGCATTGCGTGTTTCCTTTGCTTGTTTCTAATGGAGTGCTGGGCAGCGAGGTTTGGTTTGAGGAGTGGGTGGCGTTTGGTTTCTTCGATCAATGGATGGTCTGGCAGACAGGCAGGCAGACATAGAAGATATTGCTACAGATGGAGCAAAATAACGCAACTCTACAATTGAGATTTCAAGATTGGGAC belongs to Fusarium musae strain F31 chromosome 9, whole genome shotgun sequence and includes:
- a CDS encoding hypothetical protein (EggNog:ENOG41) — encoded protein: MSTEELLQRYEGHIVPQSYNAGFVALSYVVSLVGAGSTLELINRRTGLRGLFNHLLLMSSAVTMGGVSIWCMHFIGNRAIDLADGQPELQVAYSSGFTAISFFVPIIVLLAAFMAVGTNNVVSWWRLVAGGVLCGSAVCGMHYLGNASINNYTCVYQPSYVIGSAIIAIVASNVALAMFFVFRSMWANAWWKRVISAVVLAGAVSGMHWCASVGTRYRLKGIKPNGNEPSRTGTVVVVICLSLGACFIIAMSAILRARNMRRSALRAQQITLAAAVFDKAGRILVDPDGYIPSTVVTDSFLEKDAKEGFNTGHPLFHWMYQASRNWNMIWSLVGGMRQHVSQLPHFRTHKDGRRGIQLVSEHGETIDSYDVIFRELFCLAAAALADRLREDLASIGVLWDQILLTGANGRRPRPQLRKQSNVGTGLEGSGVNEEVQNSLDITEKGLHMESHDYGRGSLMFLVRRSESVRDTERLISTGYRFAELHQVSDLIKSSMQIKTHDFETKLREMATYTSEHNHIRQGTHLGFFAVRARVSSGFEVLVRKGARHLLPSMPFPFENLEDWQMHYLRRFENVPVSKIVEKCKEDSQRSDREAEFAGQIADTIKALRESTQEPLLEDALLTSTAFRIPCRGDEKRLEATMIAVRLVIPIHSVLSSPNCEFVPLSFFRMRQVSTQSYQEFTRGLHQEFGHIAKTAKRQEGSQDKIGPALSSRWPFGRSETTRSLRTRAKSLSRISGHVVSSNDSARSSSTINLCSPGTNARRQSIDSGEGSSTYVPRQEPLQATPSYGGIMVFQEITVDVQEGGETTARKPSHGSEADTITIERTISKPSAAAGIELQSMGHFGANDIGTQLSNDIEAGKGGHSYVTCFVDILFAKTVESR